The Planctomycetia bacterium DNA segment GGTGCACGGACAGAATTGGCTTTCGCCCTGCTCTGTGGTGGGCTGCTGCTCGTCGGCTGGTTGTTGACGGTGCTGACCAATATCACGCCGTGGGCGTCTTGGAGCCTCTATCTGGCCGCATACATTTTCGGCGGTGTGTTCACATTTCGCGAGGCATTCGAGAGCATTCGTGCCGGCCGTTTTGAGATCGATTTGCTCATGCTGGTAGCAGCGGCTGGAGCCGCCACCCTAGGAGAATGGGCCGAAGGTGCCTTGCTGCTGTTTCTGTTTAGCCTCGGCCACGCGCTAGAACATTATGCAATGGGCCGCGCCAAACGGGCGATTGAAGCGCTGGCGGAACTTGCTCCCCAAACGGCGATGGTTCGGCGCGATGGCAACACTGAAGTAGTCTCGGTGGAACAGCTACGCCTGGGAGATATCGTGATCGTCAAGCCGAACGAGCGCGTGCCCGCTGATGGTTTCGTCATCAAAGGGCAGGGTAGCATCAACCAAGCCCCGATTACAGGCGAGAGTGTCCCCATCGATAAGCAACCGGTGGATGATCCGCAACAGGCCACGCTTAACCCAGAGCGGCTAGAAGCGAGAAATCGCGTATTCGCCGGCACGATCAATGGCAGCGGCGCCCTGGAGATTCAGGTGACAAAACTCGCCAGTGAATCCACGCTCGCACGCGTAGTCCAAATGGTGAGCGAGGCCGAGACGCAAAAGTCCCCCACGCAACAGTTCGCGGACAGGTTCGAGCGCTATTTCGTTCCCGCCGTGCTGGCGTTGGTCGTGTTGCTGTTGTTCGCCTGGGCGGTCATTGACGAACCTTTCAGCACGTCGTTCTACCGCGCGATGGCGGTGTTGGTGGCGGCCAGTCCTTGCGCGCTAGCCATTTCGACACCGAGTGCGGTTTTAAGTGGCGTGGCACGCGCAGCACGAGGCGGCGTGCTCGTGAAAGGTGGCGGACCGCTGGAAAACTTGGGACGAGTCGGTGCCATCGCCTTTGATAAGACCGGCACATTGACCGAAGGTAAGCCCCGCCTAACCGATGCCATCAGCTTCAATGGTGCCGCCGAGTCTGAGTTGCTCCGGGTGGCCGTGGCCGTGGAAAGTCTCAGCGACCATCCGCTCGCTGCCGCCGTGGTGCGTGACGGCAAAGAACGCCTGAAAAGCGATCAGCCCCTGCAAGCACACGACGTGCAAAGCATTACCGGACGCGGGGTGCAAGCCACCGTGGACGGTCAGCCAGTTTACGTCGGCAGTGACAGCCTATTCGGCGAAGTCGACGGTTCGCCGGTACCGGATGCACTACGCGTTACTGTTGAGAAACTGGAAACCAGCGGCCGCACCACGATGATCGTTCGGCGCGGGGACAACTACCTCGGCGTGCTGGGATTGATGGACACGCCGCGAGCGGCGGCCAAAAGCGTGATTGCTAGTCTACGAATGCTCGGCATCCAGCGTATGATCATGCTCTCCGGTGACAATCAACAGGTCGCCGACGCGGTAGCCAAAGAGGTTGGCATCGACGAAGCTTGGGGGGACTTGATGCCCGCTGAGAAGGTCGAGGCGATCAAGAAACTCAGTGAACAAGGGGGAGTGGCCATGGTCGGTGACGGCGTGAACGATGCCCCCGCGATGGCAAATGCCACGGTTGGGATCGCGATGGGCGCTGCCGGTTCAGATGTGGCTCTGGAAACCGCCGACGTGGCGTTGATGGGAGACGACCTAGACCATCTTCCATTCGCCGTCGGCCTCAGTCGACAAACGAGCCGCATTATTCGCCAGAATCTTTGGCTAAGCCTGGGCATGGTCACGTTTCTTGTTCCCGCAACCATCTTCGGGTTGCGATTGGGCCCCGCCGTTCTGCTCCATGAAGGCTCGACGCTGCTGGTCGTTCTCAATGCTCTCCGTCTCTTAGGTTACCAAGCCAAGGAATCTGGTAATGGCGCGACTTTGTAGACGCTCGCGCTTCGCAGCCCGCCGGAGGCATTCCTGAAGAACGCATTGCATAACTCGTTGTGCCCCAGAGAGC contains these protein-coding regions:
- a CDS encoding heavy metal translocating P-type ATPase; the encoded protein is MIEKTRLDIALLLPTVPDAHDGCLQRLADLLSAKVGIEAAHLTGVNGAGTGQICIHYDPDRLSIGEVRALARRAGAELELRFGHLMLHSEPMHARQARTVESRAKQITGVLEAAASPAGILRFEFDRQVTDEEDIRTAAQRIGVRIEEQRLLPPAEASATGRIPAAKAQEHQHGDWLGARTELAFALLCGGLLLVGWLLTVLTNITPWASWSLYLAAYIFGGVFTFREAFESIRAGRFEIDLLMLVAAAGAATLGEWAEGALLLFLFSLGHALEHYAMGRAKRAIEALAELAPQTAMVRRDGNTEVVSVEQLRLGDIVIVKPNERVPADGFVIKGQGSINQAPITGESVPIDKQPVDDPQQATLNPERLEARNRVFAGTINGSGALEIQVTKLASESTLARVVQMVSEAETQKSPTQQFADRFERYFVPAVLALVVLLLFAWAVIDEPFSTSFYRAMAVLVAASPCALAISTPSAVLSGVARAARGGVLVKGGGPLENLGRVGAIAFDKTGTLTEGKPRLTDAISFNGAAESELLRVAVAVESLSDHPLAAAVVRDGKERLKSDQPLQAHDVQSITGRGVQATVDGQPVYVGSDSLFGEVDGSPVPDALRVTVEKLETSGRTTMIVRRGDNYLGVLGLMDTPRAAAKSVIASLRMLGIQRMIMLSGDNQQVADAVAKEVGIDEAWGDLMPAEKVEAIKKLSEQGGVAMVGDGVNDAPAMANATVGIAMGAAGSDVALETADVALMGDDLDHLPFAVGLSRQTSRIIRQNLWLSLGMVTFLVPATIFGLRLGPAVLLHEGSTLLVVLNALRLLGYQAKESGNGATL